From the Kallotenue papyrolyticum genome, the window TTCTCAATATAGGGACGAATTGTCTTTTCACCATCTCGGGTAAAAGCTGCAATAATACGAAACTCGGGTTTATGCTGAACCCAAAGACCTGCATAAATATCTTTCGCTTTCTCCTCTAATTCTGCTTGTAAATACCCTTCTGCGTGCATAAGTTGTAATCGTCTCATAGCCTCAGAGACATCAATACCTTGATCCTTCGCATACCACTCTGCCGCCTTAGTTTCAGCTTCCTTATTAGCGAGCGGCGGATCAGGTTGAGCATAGGTGGGAATAGCCGTAATAGCAAAAACTATCGACATGATAATAGTTGCGCTGATAAGGTGAAACCTGTTCATTGGGTTACTCCTACCTAATTGCCAGAATTTCACACATTGTATTCTCGATCTGTACCGCTGTCAATCTTTATTCTAGCTAGCCTCGTGTAAAGTTAGACTGTTGTAGGTGATCGAGAAAGACACCGAACTATTACTTAGACCGCTTCCGTCTACTATTCCTACCAGGCGGCTTAGCCGGATTCCGCCTAAACACCCATACGCTTGCGTTGTGCGGAATGGTTTCGCATCATGCCTGCAGGGGAAGTAGGACGTGCCAGCCCTGGCCGCTCCCCTGCAACTCCCGCCTAGCATAGCACGCCGCTGCGCTCATTGTCAAGCTCATTGTCAAAAAGGTAATCCGCATGCATCCTTCTAAACTCCTCGACCCAGTTTTGACGTTCTGACTATCAAGGATTCCTGCACGTGGTTCCGGTTCTTTATCAACCGTAATCCGTATCTCTTCCCGGAGACAGTCATTGATGCGCGCCAATGTGCCATCATCAACCCAGATATAGAAGTAATGTGCGACATGATACCATGGCGGGAAATCATGTGGAAGTATGCGCCATTGGCATCCAGCTTTTGTCATATAGCGCAAGGCATCGACGGCTTCACGAATAGTGGTCGTGCGTTTACGTCCTGGCCCCTGCTTCTGCGAAACGTGTGGAGCAATACATTCCCAATCCTGATCGTTTAGGTTCTAATCATAGGGTAATCGCGTCATGGTTATGCACCTCATGCTCCGTGGGGCCAGCAAGCGGCGGGCCAGGGAGCGTGTGCAACGGACTAACCCACAATGACCATAATGATATCGTAATGAATGGAATTATTTTTAAACAGCTTCTTAATGGCTTGTCTGCTTCTTCAGCGAACGAGAGAAGTTGATGGGTCGCAGGCAGACTGTCACATGTGCCTAGTCCCACTCGCTCCGCGCGACGCGGCAGAGCGCCAGCATGCCGGTTGCCAGCAGCAGGTTGACGATCATCAGCAGGGCGATCCACAGCATAGGTGCTTCCTCCATGGCGTGCATGCTGTGCGCACTCTAGGTGCTGCGCATGAAGCGCAGATGAAGACCAGGTCAAGCTCTTGTTAACTGTTAACATTCATGATCGGCGCTGGCGCGGGATGGCGCCGGTGCTACACTATCTCCCTGGAAGCCGCAATGCACGGCGCCAGAAGGAGTTGAGTCATGCTTACGCCGAACATACCACCCCAACCGCGCTTCCGCTATCCCGGAGCAGTGTTGTTTGCCTTCCGCCGCGACCCGCTTGGTCTGTTGACGCGGCTGGCACGCGACTATGGCGACGTTGTGGCGCTGCGTCTTGCCAGGCAACACCTGGTGTTGATCAATCATCCCGATCTGATCCGCGACGTCTTGGTGACGCACCACCGTTGCTTCAAAAAGGGCCGCGGCCTGGAGCGCGTCAAGCGCTTCCTGGGCGAGGGCCTGCTGACCAGTGAGGGTGAGTTTCACCTGCGGCAGCGGCGCATGATCCAGCCTGCCTTTCACCGCCAGCGCATTCATGGCTACGGCGCGACGATGGTGGCCTATGCTCAGCGCACGGCACAGCGCTGGCAGCCGGGCACAACGTTGGACGTGGCCCACGAGATGATGCGCCTGACGTTGGGGGTGGCCGGCAAAACGCTCTTCGACGCCGACGTGGAAGACGAGGCCAACGAGATCGGTGCGGCGTTGACCGAGCTGATGCATCTCTTCAACGTGATCGCCTCGCCGTTGGAGGAGTGGCTGGAGCGGCTGCCGTTGCTGCCCGCGGCGCGCCGCTTCCAGCGCGCCCGCGACCGGCTGGATCGCATCGTTTATCGCCTGATCGATGAGCGGCGGCGTTCCGGTGAAGACCGTGGCGACCTGCTCTCGATGCTGTTGCAGGCCCAGGATATCGAGGGTGATGGCACCGGCATGAGCGATCAGCAGATTCGCGACGAGGCCATGACCCTGCTGCTGGCCGGCCATGAAACCACCGCCAACGCGCTGAGCTGGACTTGGTACCTGCTAAGCCAGCATCCCGAGGTCGAGGCGCGCTTCCATGCCGAGCTCGATCAGGCGCTGCAGGGCCGCGCGCCGACCGCTGATGACGTGACGCGCCTGCCCTACACCCGCATGGTGTTCAGCGAGGCGCTGCGGCTCTACCCGCCGGCCTGGATCATTGGACGGCGCGCGCTGGTCGACTACCAGTTGCGTGACTATCGGCTGCCGGCCGGCACGGTGGTGGTGATGAGCCAGTATGTGATGCACCGCGACCCACGCTTCTATCCCGATCCGCAGCGCTTCGATCCGGAGCGCTGGCGTCCCGAACAGGTCGAGCAGCGGCCCAAGTTCGCCTACTTCCCCTTCGGCGGTGGGCCGCGTCTGTGCATTGGCGAGCAGTTCGCCTGGATGGAGGGCGTGCTGGTGCTGGCGGCCATCGGGCAGCGCTGGCGGCTGCGGCTGGCGCCCGGCCAGACGGTGGAGCCGGAGCCGTTGATCACGCTGCGTCCGCGAGGCGGCCTGCGTATGATCGTCGAACCGCGCTAGACCTCAGGGCCGCGGCCGATAGACCTGCACCGGACCGATGCGCTCCGCCGGCCCGTAGGCGCGCGCGATGGCGGCCAGCATCTCGGGCGTCCAGCCGATGTGCACCGAGGGCGGCTGGGTGATCATGATCGCCGCATAGGCCCGGCGTTCGATCTGGTCCAGAAACGGGCGCTGATCCCAGCCGCCGCTGCGCGCCAATTGTGTCAGCTCAAAGGGCTGAAATTGGATGCGCTTGCCGGCCAGGGGCAGTAGGCCCATGTAGTCATCGATGATGACCGCGCCGTCGGTATGGACGATGGCGGTGAGCAGTTCGGCGCTGGCAGGCGGCGGCGTGATGCGGTGGTACCAGGGGTAGATCGTCGTAAACCACACCAGCAACAGCGCGATCTGCGCGCCGGCGAGCAGGGCGGCCCACCTGCGATGGCGCGGGTGGCGCAGCTCGGCGACCAGCGCCCCGGCGGCCAGGCTCATGGCGACCATCAGCTCCAGCAGGTAGTTGACGCTCGAACCGATCTTGCCGACCGTCAGCGCGCTGAGCGTCGCGCCGAGCAGGTAGGGCGTGATCAGCCGCCAGGCTGGCTGCTGCCGTCCCAGTGTGGGATAGAGCAGCGCGGCGATGATCACCAGCGGCATCTGCTGCGCGGTGCTGCGCGCCATCCAGCCGACCGTGCGCAGATGAAACTCGTTCAGGTTGCCGCCGATGGTGTGCCGCCAGATGCCGCCGTCGGTCAGCAGATGCAGTCCCAGGGCCACTACTCCGCCCGCCGCCAGCACCCCGGCCAGCCAGCCGAGCGCGCGCCGCCGGCCCTCGTGGTGCCAGCGCCAGACCAGCGCCGTCAGCGGCGCGGCCAGCGCGTAGGACTGCCGCGTCAGGATCGCGGCCAGCAGCAGCCCACCCGCGCCCGGCGCGCTCCAGCGCCGCGTGGGATGGCATACCAGCAGCCAGAGGCCGGCCCAACTCAGCCCCAGCGCCAGACCATCCACCCGCGCCAGCGGCGCCCAGTGCAGCACGTAGGGCATCGCCAGGAGCAGCCCGGCGCTGATCAGCGCTGCCAGGCGATCGCGGGTCAGATGATGGAGGGTGGCCGCAGCGCAGCCGATCGCCAGCAGCGTACCGCCCAGCGACAGCAGCCGTCCATACCAGAACGCCGGGCCGACGAGCAGCGTTAGCGGCGCCTGCAGCAGCACATACAGCGGCGGATAGTTGGAGAGCACAAAGGGCGCTGTCGAGAGATCCGGGCGGTAGATGTTCTCGCCGTGTGCCAGGCGCAGGGCCTGATCGAGCAACGGGCCTTCGCCATAGTCGAGTTGATAGGGATAGCTGATGGCGCTCCAGGCGCGCAGTGTGAAGGTGGTCACGGCCCAGATCAGCGTCAGGACCAGGACGGCCTGACCGGGCGCAACCAGCGACGCGGCCATACGGCGCGTTGCGATGCGTGGCGCCGATGCCGATGGCTGCGTGGACTGCATACGGTCTTCCTACGTCGATGTGCCGACCGACGGCGAGTATGTGCGCATCGGTGCGCTGGTCTGCGCAGCGCTGCTGACGGGATTGTGCGCGGTGTGGGCTGCCCTGTCAAGACGGCAGCGGTCAGGGGCGCGTGTAGCGCTTCCGGTCGCCAGTTCGCAGGAAGGCCACGGACAACGGGTGCCCGCGGCCTTCGTGGATGAGGTGGTGATGTCGGCGTGGTTAGAGCAGCTCGATCGCCAGCGCGACCGCCTCGCCGCCGCCCAGGCACAGGCTGGCGATGCCGCGCTTGCCGCCGCGATCCTGGAGCGCGTGCAGCAGCGTCACCAGCACGCGCGCGCCGGACGCGCCAATGGGATGGCCCAGGGCGATCGCGCCGCCATGCACGTTGAGCCGATCCTGATCCAGACCGAGTTCGTTGGCATTGGCCACGATCTGCGCCGCGAACGCCTCGTTGATCTCGAACAGATCGTAGTCGTCGAGCGTGGTGCCGGTCTGCTCCAGCAGCCGGCGGATGGCATGTGGCGGTGCGGCGAAGAGCGCCAGCGGCTTGAGCGCCGCCTGCGCATAGCCCATGATGCGCGCCAGCGGTGTGACGCCCAGCTCGCGCGCTTTGGCCGCGCTCATCACCACCAGCGCAGCAGCGCCGTCGGTGATGCCGGGCGCGTTGCCGGCGGTGACCGTGCCGCCGTCGGGTTTGAAGGCCGGGCGCAGCCCCGCCAGTTGCCTGGCGTCGGTATCGCGGCGCACCGGCTCATCCGCGGTCACGCGCGTGACCTGGCCCTTTTTACCGCTGATCTCGATCGGCACGATCTCGCGGTCGAATTTGCCGGCATCCTGCGCGGCGGCAGCACGCTGATGCGAGCGCAGCGCGAAGGCATCCTGCTGCTCGCGGCTGACGCCGAACTCCTGCGCGATCCACTCGGCGCTCATGCCCATGTGTTGGCATTCAACCGCGCACCACAGGCCATCATGCACGGTCGAGTCGATGATCTCGCCGTTGCCGAGGCGGTAACCGAAGCGCGCCTGCGGCAGGAGATAGGGCGCAGCGCTCATGTTCTCCATGCCGCCCGCGACGATCACTTCGGCATCACCGGCGCGAATCAGCGCGGCGGCCAGCATCACCGCCTTCAGCCCCGAGCCACAGACCTTGTTGATCGTCAGCGCGCCGACGCTTTCCGGCAGCCCGCCCTTGAGCGCCGCCTGGCGCGCGGGCGCCTGCCCCTCGCCCGCCTGCAGCACGTTGCCCATGATCACTTCATCGACCAGCGCCGGATCGATGCCGGCACGCTCCAGCGCGGCGCGGATCGCATAGCCACCCAGGTGTGGCGCGGGAATGCCGGACAGCGCGCCGCCGAACTTGCCGATGGGCGTGCGCGCGCCCGCAACAATCACAGTATCGCGGTCGTTCAAAGGTGCCACAGCCGACCTCCTTGTCTCTTAACCACGCCCAGACGCATGCGCTCAGGGTGTGCAGCGCCTTGGCACATCCTTGGGCCTCGGCCTGACATCGCCCCCAGTGTACCACACTCCGGCCTGGTCCTTGCCCGGCGGGCGGACGCGCCTGCCGGCCAGGCTACAACAGCTCGCTGAGCCGTTTGACGATGCCCCAGTCGCCTTCGGGCGAGTACAACACGTCGCGACCGTAGGATTGCGCGACGTAGTCAACGCGACCCATCTCAATACGTTCCTGGTTCGAGAGCGGCGCGCCCACCTGCCAGCGGATCGCGGCCTGGTGCATGGCCCACTCTGGATGGTACTTGGCGCCGATGCGTTGGTACTGGCGTTGCAACAGTGCGTCGCGCAGCTCGGCGTCGCGCGGCGCGAGCTGGCTGGCGGCCAGCAGCTGCGAGAGCGGGATCACCGTGTTCCACTGACCGGTGGGGCTGATCAGCGTGTCCAACGAGAAGATCTGCGCGCTGTAGCTCTCGCCGCTGCTCAGCGTCAGGCGGAAGCTCTCGCTCAGCGGCACGCCGATCGGGTTGCGGTCGGCGTACTGGTGAAAGGCCCAGTCGGCATGGTAGGCCACGCCCAGCGCGCGGTAGACCTCCTGGCGGAAGGCGCGCTTCAGTTCGCCGTCGGGAAGCTGGCTCAGGCGGCGGATATCCTGCCAGCCGCCCACCGGCGAGCAGATCGCGTCCACGCCGTAGATTTCGGCTACCCAGTCGCGGTTTTCGGCCCGGAAGCGCAGCAGCGGCACGATCGGCGGGCCCAGCCGCTCGCGGATTGCATATTGGTGCAGCGCCCAGTCGGGGTGATAGACGTGCCGCGCGCGCCGGTAGGCGGCATCCAGCAGCGCCGTGCGCAGCACCTCTTCCGTGGGCGGCGTGGATGGCGGCGGTGGTGGCGGACCGGGCGCCACGTCGGCATACACCTGGGCCACAAACGACTCCCAGGGAAAGCCGCGCGGATCGGTTTTGCGCCCCGGCGGCTGTGCGATGTCGGCGTGACGCACCAGGCGCGCGCGCGGAATGCGGTACTGCTGCACCTTGGTGCGCACCAGCCAGCGCGCGGCGTCGAGCTGCGCCTGCGGATAGGGATCGCGTCCGGTGTTGAGATTTTCGAGCTCGACGCCCAGCGAGAAGCGATTGCAATCGCTTTCGCCCTGCCAGAACGACACGCCGGCATGCCAGGCGATATCTTTGTCCTGTACCAGTTGATAGATCTCGCCCAGCTTGGTGATGTAGTAGTGGCAGCTCACCAGATGGGTGCGATCGCGGCCGGAGAGCGTCCAGAGATCGCCGGTTTTGACGCCGCCCGTGGCGTGCAGCACGATCATGTCGATACGCCGGCCCGGCTTCTGGGCGGTGTAGGCCGATGGCAGCGCCGGATACTGGATGATGGTGTATTCCATGCCTCGCTCCTACAGGCTACGACGGGCGATCGTAGCTGGGAGGCACACAGCTGTCAAACTCAGGCAGTGCTGCGGGCGCGGCCTCAGTGCGCCAGCGTGCGCACCAGGTGGGCCTGCTGATCGCTCTGCACCAGCGCGATGACGCGGTCGTGCGCGGCCAGCACCGTGTCGCTGCGCGGAATCAGCGGATGGCCGTCGCGCAGCAGCGTGGCCAACACACAATCCTTGGGCAGCTGCAGCTCCTCGACGCGCTTGCCCACCGCCGATGAGTCGGGAGGGATCACGATCTCGGCCAGCGAGATGCGGCCCTGGCTGAGCTTGAGCAGCGGTACCAGATCGCCCAGACTCAACTCTTCGTGGATCAGTCGTGCCAGCAGCGAGGCATGCGACAGGGCGATGTCCACGCCTAGCTTGGGCGTGAACAGCCACTCGTTCTTGGGATTGTTGATGCGGGCAATCACGCGTGCGACACCGTATTCGTGCTTGGCCAGCTTGGCGACGACCAGATTATCCTCGTCGTCGCCAGTGACTGCCACCACCGCGTCCATGTTTTCCACGCCCGCCTCGCGCAGGATCACCGGATTGCAGCCATCGCCCAGGATATGGCGTGCGGTTGGCACCAGGCGTTGATTCTTGACAAAGACCGCATCGCGCATCTCGATCACCGTCACCTGGTGACCGTGGACACCGAGCATATCCGCAAGGCTGATGCCAACCTTGCCACCACCGACGATCAGGATGTTCATAGGCCGCCTCCCCACAAGCGGCCACCGAGGACGGCGCAGGGCCGCCCCCGATTGCGCGCACTCAGGCTTTTTCGTAGGGCTTGCCCACGGCAGCCGGTGGACGGGCACGGCCAATAATGCCGGCCAGCACCACCAGCGTCACAAGGTAGGGCAGCGCTTGGAGGAACTGCCGTGGCAGATCGAAATCGTAGCTCTGAATCTTGATCTGCAGCGCGTCGGCGCCGGAAAAGAGCAGTGCGCCGCCAAACGCGCCCAGCGGCGTCCATTTGCCGAAGATCATCGCCGCCAGCGCGATGAAACCGCGCCCGTTGGTCATCACATCGTCGAAGCGGAACGAGGCTTCCAGCGCGAACCAGGCGCCGGCCAGTCCCGAAAGCAGCCCGGAGAGCACCACATTGCGGAAGCGCAGGCGGTTGACGTTGATGCCGACCGTATCGGCGGCCTTGGGGTTCTCGCCCACGGCGCGGGTACGCAGCCCCCAGATCGTGCGAAACAGCAGCACGTGCAGCGCCGGAACCAGCAGCAGCATCAGGTAGGTGATCGGCTGGTGCGCGA encodes:
- a CDS encoding cytochrome P450 — encoded protein: MLTPNIPPQPRFRYPGAVLFAFRRDPLGLLTRLARDYGDVVALRLARQHLVLINHPDLIRDVLVTHHRCFKKGRGLERVKRFLGEGLLTSEGEFHLRQRRMIQPAFHRQRIHGYGATMVAYAQRTAQRWQPGTTLDVAHEMMRLTLGVAGKTLFDADVEDEANEIGAALTELMHLFNVIASPLEEWLERLPLLPAARRFQRARDRLDRIVYRLIDERRRSGEDRGDLLSMLLQAQDIEGDGTGMSDQQIRDEAMTLLLAGHETTANALSWTWYLLSQHPEVEARFHAELDQALQGRAPTADDVTRLPYTRMVFSEALRLYPPAWIIGRRALVDYQLRDYRLPAGTVVVMSQYVMHRDPRFYPDPQRFDPERWRPEQVEQRPKFAYFPFGGGPRLCIGEQFAWMEGVLVLAAIGQRWRLRLAPGQTVEPEPLITLRPRGGLRMIVEPR
- a CDS encoding ArnT family glycosyltransferase; the encoded protein is MQSTQPSASAPRIATRRMAASLVAPGQAVLVLTLIWAVTTFTLRAWSAISYPYQLDYGEGPLLDQALRLAHGENIYRPDLSTAPFVLSNYPPLYVLLQAPLTLLVGPAFWYGRLLSLGGTLLAIGCAAATLHHLTRDRLAALISAGLLLAMPYVLHWAPLARVDGLALGLSWAGLWLLVCHPTRRWSAPGAGGLLLAAILTRQSYALAAPLTALVWRWHHEGRRRALGWLAGVLAAGGVVALGLHLLTDGGIWRHTIGGNLNEFHLRTVGWMARSTAQQMPLVIIAALLYPTLGRQQPAWRLITPYLLGATLSALTVGKIGSSVNYLLELMVAMSLAAGALVAELRHPRHRRWAALLAGAQIALLLVWFTTIYPWYHRITPPPASAELLTAIVHTDGAVIIDDYMGLLPLAGKRIQFQPFELTQLARSGGWDQRPFLDQIERRAYAAIMITQPPSVHIGWTPEMLAAIARAYGPAERIGPVQVYRPRP
- a CDS encoding acetyl-CoA C-acetyltransferase produces the protein MAPLNDRDTVIVAGARTPIGKFGGALSGIPAPHLGGYAIRAALERAGIDPALVDEVIMGNVLQAGEGQAPARQAALKGGLPESVGALTINKVCGSGLKAVMLAAALIRAGDAEVIVAGGMENMSAAPYLLPQARFGYRLGNGEIIDSTVHDGLWCAVECQHMGMSAEWIAQEFGVSREQQDAFALRSHQRAAAAQDAGKFDREIVPIEISGKKGQVTRVTADEPVRRDTDARQLAGLRPAFKPDGGTVTAGNAPGITDGAAALVVMSAAKARELGVTPLARIMGYAQAALKPLALFAAPPHAIRRLLEQTGTTLDDYDLFEINEAFAAQIVANANELGLDQDRLNVHGGAIALGHPIGASGARVLVTLLHALQDRGGKRGIASLCLGGGEAVALAIELL
- a CDS encoding N-acetylmuramoyl-L-alanine amidase produces the protein MEYTIIQYPALPSAYTAQKPGRRIDMIVLHATGGVKTGDLWTLSGRDRTHLVSCHYYITKLGEIYQLVQDKDIAWHAGVSFWQGESDCNRFSLGVELENLNTGRDPYPQAQLDAARWLVRTKVQQYRIPRARLVRHADIAQPPGRKTDPRGFPWESFVAQVYADVAPGPPPPPPSTPPTEEVLRTALLDAAYRRARHVYHPDWALHQYAIRERLGPPIVPLLRFRAENRDWVAEIYGVDAICSPVGGWQDIRRLSQLPDGELKRAFRQEVYRALGVAYHADWAFHQYADRNPIGVPLSESFRLTLSSGESYSAQIFSLDTLISPTGQWNTVIPLSQLLAASQLAPRDAELRDALLQRQYQRIGAKYHPEWAMHQAAIRWQVGAPLSNQERIEMGRVDYVAQSYGRDVLYSPEGDWGIVKRLSELL
- a CDS encoding potassium channel family protein gives rise to the protein MNILIVGGGKVGISLADMLGVHGHQVTVIEMRDAVFVKNQRLVPTARHILGDGCNPVILREAGVENMDAVVAVTGDDEDNLVVAKLAKHEYGVARVIARINNPKNEWLFTPKLGVDIALSHASLLARLIHEELSLGDLVPLLKLSQGRISLAEIVIPPDSSAVGKRVEELQLPKDCVLATLLRDGHPLIPRSDTVLAAHDRVIALVQSDQQAHLVRTLAH